A genomic window from Solanum stenotomum isolate F172 chromosome 10, ASM1918654v1, whole genome shotgun sequence includes:
- the LOC125842767 gene encoding uncharacterized protein LOC125842767: protein MKSLRLDYNMLVESPLGYQVVCNRVYQDCSFVIQNLVFPVDLIEMPFKDFDVIIGMEWLYKFHVVVYCRSKHVTFKDPIFSHIIVQGERLVTSSIISAAFARKLMRQGCGAYLAHIVDIQLKGPCIKDVPTVCDFTEVCPENLPRFPPKIEVEFPIELIPGSTPISITPYRMAPAELRELKSQLQELLENGFIRPSVSSWGTLVLFIILQILREQELYAKLSKCEFWLDEVAFLGHVVSTEDVKVDPSKIQAVVEWRPPKSPTKVRSFLGLARYYRRFVKGFSIIASHLTKLLHKEVKFIWDDNCQESFETLKSLFTQAPILTLLIEGKEYVVYSDASHNGLGYVLMQHGKVISYAS from the exons ATGAAATCTCTGAGACTCGATTATAATATGCTTGTTGAAAGTCCTTTGGGTTATCAAGTTGTGTGTAATCGAGTTTACCAAGATTGTTCCTTTGTGATTCAAAACCTAGTCTTTCCTGTTGATTTGATTGAAATGcccttcaaggattttgatgttattatcgGGATGGAATGGCTTTATAAATTTCATGTGGTGGTATATTGTAGGTCGAAGCATGTGACTTTTAAAGATCCTATATTTTCACACATCATTGTACAAGGTGAAAGATTAGTGACATCTAGTATTATTTCTGCAGCCTTCGCAAGAAAGTTGATGCGTCAAGGTTGTGGGGCATACCTTGCTCACATAGTTGATATACAATTGAAGGGTCCTTGTATCAAAGACGTACCTACTGTATGTGATTTTACAGAAGTATGTCCAGAAAACCTTCCGAGATTCCCCCCGAAAATAGAGGTTGAGTTTCCAATCGAGCTTATCCCTGGATCTACCCCTATTTCTAtcactccttatagaatggctccagcagaatTAAGAGAATTGAAATCTCAACtgcaagaacttcttgaaaacggttttattcgacctagtGTTTCTTCTTGGGGAACCCttgttttattt attattttgcaaattttgaGGGAACAAGAGCTTtatgctaaactttccaagtgtgaattttggcttgatgaAGTAGCTTTTCTGGGACATGTTGTATCAACAGAAGATGTGAAGGTGGATCCTAGTAAGATACAAGCGGTTGTTGAATGGAGACCTCCTAAAAGTCCAACCAAGGTAAGAAGTTTCTTGGGCTTAGCCAGATACTATAGAAGATTTGTGAAAGGCTTCTCCATTATCGCCTCTCACTTGACTAAGCTCTTGCATAAGGAAGTAAAGTTTATTTGGGATGACAACTGTCAAGAGAGCTTTGAAACTCTCAAATCCTTGTTTACTCAAGCTCCTATACTTACTCTACTGATTGAAGGGAAAGAATATGTAGTTTACAGTGATGCTTCTCACAATGGTCTAGGATACGTTTTGATGCAACATGGGAAGGTTATTTCTTATGCCTCTTGA